A portion of the Bacillus thuringiensis genome contains these proteins:
- a CDS encoding DJ-1/PfpI family protein — MKKILLLVYPTFAEFEITVATALLKNKFEIITAGLTKELIISETGLQVQPHIELREVHVEEYEGIIIPGGDEIHMKDAEGLFSVIRQFHEQEKLVAAICAGPYALAKAGLFKEISYTVTIDYQKLDCFPVENFVYKEVVQHSNIITAQGHAFVPFGIAIASYFGIANEHNTNFYGGKGNVMMEKLLSENV; from the coding sequence ATGAAAAAAATACTTTTACTTGTATACCCAACATTTGCAGAGTTTGAAATAACAGTAGCAACGGCATTGCTGAAGAATAAATTTGAAATCATTACAGCGGGCTTAACAAAAGAATTGATTATAAGTGAAACAGGTTTGCAAGTGCAACCACATATAGAATTAAGGGAAGTGCATGTAGAAGAATATGAGGGAATTATTATTCCAGGCGGGGATGAGATACATATGAAGGATGCAGAAGGACTCTTTTCAGTCATTCGCCAATTTCACGAACAAGAAAAATTAGTAGCTGCTATTTGCGCTGGACCGTATGCGCTAGCAAAAGCAGGCTTATTCAAAGAAATCTCGTATACAGTGACCATAGATTATCAAAAACTTGATTGTTTTCCAGTAGAAAATTTTGTGTATAAAGAAGTTGTGCAACACTCAAATATTATTACAGCACAAGGACATGCATTTGTACCATTCGGAATAGCGATTGCCTCTTACTTTGGGATAGCGAACGAACATAATACAAATTTTTATGGCGGTAAGGGTAATGTGATGATGGAGAAACTTTTATCTGAAAATGTATAA
- a CDS encoding AAA family ATPase, which produces MIGVAYVISLQGPMASGKTTLAKRLEKRGFRVIYENPYPIVEKRKKLNLDMNSKVGFIMNQKMFMEAKIKEFQNVKDSVVIFDRGPEDIEFFTLFYPTIIGEEWDIEAELKDELYELRECRSDAIFYLDVTKKNVYDRKNNDRTRNRSTFEEQFKLVETEKDWYKQFPVTYVDTNRLTVDDLEVYFMDWLKEREL; this is translated from the coding sequence ATGATAGGCGTGGCATACGTAATTTCACTGCAAGGGCCGATGGCTAGCGGAAAAACAACATTAGCAAAAAGATTAGAAAAGAGAGGGTTTCGAGTTATATATGAAAATCCATATCCAATTGTAGAGAAGCGAAAAAAATTGAATTTAGATATGAATTCAAAAGTAGGGTTTATTATGAATCAAAAAATGTTTATGGAAGCAAAAATTAAGGAGTTTCAAAATGTGAAAGATTCAGTCGTAATTTTTGATCGCGGACCAGAAGATATTGAGTTTTTTACACTCTTTTATCCAACGATTATAGGGGAAGAGTGGGATATAGAAGCTGAATTGAAAGATGAATTATATGAATTAAGAGAATGCCGTTCGGATGCGATTTTTTACTTAGATGTTACGAAGAAGAATGTATATGATAGAAAAAATAATGATAGAACAAGAAACAGAAGTACGTTTGAGGAGCAATTTAAATTAGTAGAAACTGAAAAAGACTGGTATAAACAATTTCCTGTAACTTATGTGGACACGAATAGATTAACAGTGGACGATTTAGAGGTATATTTTATGGACTGGTTAAAGGAGAGAGAGCTATGA
- a CDS encoding DUF2621 domain-containing protein produces the protein MLEGWFSWFILLWTVILLGLMSIGGYFMFRKFLKRLPKEDGMSILDWEEHYINKTRHLWADEQKQLLEELVSPVPELFRDVAKSKIAGKIGELALQENASQITQDLIIKGYIIATPKRDHKFLIKKLQEKKIDYSNYQSLLAK, from the coding sequence TTGCTCGAAGGATGGTTCAGTTGGTTCATTTTATTATGGACGGTTATTTTATTAGGGCTTATGTCTATCGGTGGATACTTTATGTTCAGAAAATTTTTAAAACGATTACCAAAAGAAGACGGCATGTCCATTTTGGATTGGGAAGAACACTACATAAATAAAACGAGACATTTATGGGCTGACGAACAAAAACAATTGTTAGAAGAGCTTGTAAGTCCTGTTCCAGAACTATTTCGCGATGTTGCAAAATCAAAGATCGCTGGAAAAATCGGGGAACTTGCATTACAAGAAAATGCCTCTCAAATTACACAAGACTTAATTATTAAAGGATATATCATTGCCACACCAAAGCGTGATCATAAATTTTTAATTAAAAAACTACAAGAAAAAAAGATTGATTATTCTAACTATCAATCTTTACTCGCAAAGTAA
- a CDS encoding CcdC family protein: protein MNIVVLSSIVAVCMAVGAMFIRLKAAKKPATLKKIILPPFFMSTGALMYVFPEFRLTPAEMLEAIGVGLIFSIFLIKTSKFEIRGQEIYLKRSKAFVFILIGLLVVRIVFKTYLSQSLDLGQLSGMFFLLAFAMIVSWRIAMYRSFTKLQKEMEKEDGFYNEKDMKLT from the coding sequence ATGAACATAGTTGTTTTATCCAGTATCGTTGCTGTTTGTATGGCTGTCGGTGCGATGTTTATTCGTTTAAAAGCAGCTAAGAAACCTGCAACATTGAAAAAAATTATACTTCCGCCATTTTTTATGAGTACGGGCGCATTGATGTATGTTTTTCCTGAATTTCGATTAACTCCAGCAGAAATGTTAGAAGCAATTGGTGTCGGTTTGATTTTCTCTATTTTTCTTATTAAAACATCTAAATTTGAAATTAGAGGACAAGAGATTTATTTGAAGCGTTCAAAAGCCTTTGTTTTTATATTAATTGGATTACTTGTCGTGCGGATTGTATTTAAAACATACTTAAGCCAATCTCTTGATTTAGGACAACTTAGTGGCATGTTCTTCTTACTTGCGTTTGCGATGATTGTGTCATGGAGAATTGCAATGTATCGTTCCTTTACGAAATTACAGAAGGAAATGGAAAAAGAAGATGGTTTTTATAATGAAAAAGATATGAAGCTAACTTAA
- the ccdA gene encoding cytochrome c-type biogenesis protein CcdA, with protein MQDISIFLAFGAGFLSFISPCCLPLYPAFLSYITGMSVSELKEENAMLRKRSMIHTAFFLLGFSIIFIAIGFGTSFIGGIFTDYKDLIRQLGGIFIIVFGLIIVGVFKPKFLMQDRKFTFKNRPSGYFGSVLIGLAFAAGWTPCTGPILVSVIGLAATNPESAMIYMIAYILGFAIPFFVLSFFITKMSWIKRNSMAFMKVGGYIMIVMGVFLYFNWMTKIIVYFSSLFGGFTGF; from the coding sequence ATGCAAGATATTAGTATTTTTTTAGCGTTTGGCGCCGGGTTCTTATCATTTATTTCCCCATGTTGCTTACCGCTTTATCCGGCATTTTTATCGTACATAACAGGTATGTCGGTTTCTGAATTGAAAGAAGAAAATGCAATGCTTCGCAAAAGAAGTATGATACATACAGCGTTTTTCTTACTTGGATTTTCAATTATATTTATTGCAATTGGATTTGGTACAAGTTTTATTGGAGGAATCTTTACTGACTATAAAGATTTAATCAGACAGTTAGGTGGTATCTTTATCATCGTGTTCGGTTTAATTATTGTCGGGGTGTTTAAGCCGAAATTTTTAATGCAAGACCGTAAATTTACATTTAAAAATCGTCCAAGTGGCTATTTTGGATCAGTACTAATTGGATTAGCCTTTGCAGCAGGGTGGACGCCATGTACCGGACCAATTCTAGTGTCCGTAATTGGATTAGCAGCAACAAACCCAGAATCAGCAATGATTTACATGATTGCTTACATACTTGGATTTGCTATCCCGTTTTTCGTACTGTCATTTTTTATTACGAAAATGTCTTGGATTAAAAGAAATAGTATGGCCTTCATGAAAGTCGGAGGATACATTATGATTGTTATGGGTGTCTTCCTATACTTTAACTGGATGACGAAAATTATCGTATATTTCTCAAGTTTATTTGGTGGTTTTACCGGTTTTTAG
- a CDS encoding EamA family transporter, which translates to MLRYSLLVLLGACSYGILAIFVKLAYAEGFSLGEVIGSQYLFGWIILLAITLLFSRHRVPLKQALLLFVAGTSASFTGIFYYASLKTVPASIAIILLFQFVWVGIIIEAVATKTLPSREKVISVIFLLVGTFLSSGLLEQSAGAFDTTGIILGLLSAVTFATYIFVSGKVAVEVPSLPRGVLLMTGALTLVMIVFPPTFIFNGAISQGLWKYGLGLGTFSIVIPSIAFTIGIPKIGSGLATILGAAELPVTTIMSVFVLKEAVLSSQWFGVSLILIGIAIPQIAYAMRGRYRKHHTHKKVAA; encoded by the coding sequence ATGCTTCGTTATTCTCTTTTAGTTTTATTAGGAGCGTGTAGTTATGGAATTTTAGCTATTTTTGTTAAGCTTGCATATGCAGAAGGATTTTCACTTGGAGAGGTAATTGGCAGCCAATATTTGTTCGGTTGGATTATTTTGCTTGCTATTACACTTCTATTTTCTAGACATCGCGTTCCTTTAAAGCAAGCATTACTTTTATTCGTTGCAGGAACATCTGCAAGTTTTACCGGAATTTTTTATTATGCCTCATTAAAAACTGTACCAGCTTCTATTGCAATTATTCTTTTATTCCAATTCGTTTGGGTCGGAATTATCATTGAAGCAGTCGCAACAAAAACATTACCTTCAAGAGAAAAAGTTATTTCTGTTATTTTCTTACTTGTAGGGACATTTTTATCAAGTGGTTTACTAGAACAATCAGCAGGTGCTTTCGATACGACTGGAATCATTTTAGGTTTATTATCTGCTGTTACATTCGCAACATACATTTTCGTGAGCGGAAAAGTTGCTGTTGAAGTACCTTCATTACCGCGCGGTGTTCTCTTAATGACTGGTGCTTTAACTTTAGTCATGATTGTATTCCCACCAACATTTATTTTTAATGGTGCCATTTCTCAAGGTCTTTGGAAATACGGTTTAGGATTAGGAACATTTAGTATCGTCATTCCATCTATTGCCTTTACAATCGGGATTCCAAAAATCGGTTCTGGCTTAGCGACTATTCTTGGTGCAGCGGAACTACCAGTTACAACAATTATGTCAGTATTCGTTTTAAAAGAGGCTGTACTATCTTCACAATGGTTCGGTGTATCACTTATATTAATTGGGATTGCAATCCCGCAAATTGCATACGCAATGCGTGGACGTTATCGTAAACATCATACGCATAAAAAAGTCGCAGCATAA
- a CDS encoding M20 peptidase aminoacylase family protein encodes MVSISNHLKEKLISIRRHLHEYPELSYEEFETTKAIKNWLEEKNITIIDSNLETGIIAEVSGNKNGPIVAVRADIDALPIQEETHVSYASKVSGKMHACGHDFHTAAILGTAFLLKERESSLNGTVRFIFQPAEESSNGACKVIDAGHLRNVQAIFGMHNKPDLPVGTIGIKDGPLMAGVDRFEIEIHGVGTHAAVPDAGVDPIVASSQIVMALQTIVSRNISSSHNAVVSVTSIHSGNTWNVIPEKATLEGTIRTFQAETREKIPALMERIINGVSDALGVKTEFRFYSGPPAVHNDKALTDLSTHVAAKMNLNIISPSPSMAGEDFSFYQQEIPGLFVFMGTSGTHEWHHPAFTINEEALPISAEYFALLAERALKQFS; translated from the coding sequence ATGGTATCTATTTCAAATCACCTAAAAGAAAAACTTATTTCCATCCGCCGACATTTACATGAGTATCCAGAACTATCATATGAAGAGTTCGAAACAACAAAAGCAATAAAAAATTGGTTAGAAGAAAAAAACATTACTATCATTGATTCCAATTTAGAAACAGGAATTATCGCTGAAGTATCTGGTAATAAAAACGGGCCAATTGTAGCAGTTCGTGCTGATATTGATGCCCTTCCTATTCAAGAAGAAACACATGTGTCCTATGCATCTAAAGTATCAGGGAAAATGCATGCTTGTGGACATGATTTTCATACAGCTGCTATTTTAGGTACTGCTTTCTTATTAAAAGAAAGAGAATCTTCCCTAAATGGCACGGTTCGCTTCATATTCCAGCCAGCTGAAGAAAGCAGCAATGGTGCTTGCAAAGTTATTGATGCTGGACATTTACGTAATGTGCAAGCGATTTTCGGCATGCATAATAAACCTGATTTACCAGTAGGTACAATTGGCATTAAAGATGGTCCACTGATGGCCGGAGTTGATCGATTTGAAATTGAAATTCACGGAGTTGGTACACACGCGGCTGTACCAGATGCTGGCGTAGATCCTATTGTCGCATCCTCTCAAATTGTGATGGCACTGCAAACAATTGTAAGCCGAAATATAAGTTCATCTCATAATGCGGTTGTTAGTGTTACAAGTATTCATTCAGGAAATACGTGGAACGTGATTCCTGAAAAAGCTACGTTAGAAGGAACTATCCGCACGTTCCAAGCTGAAACACGTGAAAAAATCCCAGCACTCATGGAGCGTATTATTAACGGCGTATCTGATGCATTAGGTGTAAAAACGGAATTTCGTTTTTATTCAGGTCCTCCTGCTGTTCACAACGATAAAGCTCTTACAGACTTATCTACTCACGTTGCCGCAAAGATGAATCTTAATATCATCTCACCTAGTCCGTCAATGGCTGGAGAAGATTTTTCATTTTACCAACAGGAAATACCAGGTTTATTCGTCTTTATGGGAACGAGCGGTACACATGAATGGCATCATCCTGCTTTTACAATTAATGAAGAGGCACTGCCTATAAGTGCAGAATACTTTGCTTTACTAGCCGAAAGAGCACTTAAACAATTCTCATAA
- a CDS encoding ABC transporter permease, whose product MFNLVYNELYKIFKRKRTIIPFAVITVLIIGLGWVTVKYFEPETKGWKVDYTERTVEIEKKLGMKKEAILAEKSGDELVKEYQLKMKHLDTDTAPASSSPLSFMRDTGFIVFPILLPFILVYASTIFANEYSWGTYKFLTIRPASRFKILTAKFLAIVIFAALLFIFNMIFSALCGLVIYKFQQPAWSEFIFQDGNIIKQNIFVEASKYYVLSWLPTVVYASFAFMISVLTRSSGGAIGISLFLALSGNIALLAATRYNWAKYLLPANTDLYSISKNGSFIDGVTFPFASCMLLLYLFVFLCISYTVFLKRDLT is encoded by the coding sequence TTGTTTAATTTAGTATATAACGAACTGTATAAAATATTTAAGCGGAAGCGAACGATTATTCCATTTGCGGTTATTACAGTATTAATAATCGGATTAGGGTGGGTTACGGTAAAGTATTTTGAACCGGAAACAAAAGGATGGAAAGTAGATTATACAGAACGTACTGTAGAAATTGAGAAAAAGCTTGGCATGAAAAAAGAAGCTATTTTAGCAGAAAAATCAGGGGATGAGCTTGTAAAAGAATACCAGCTTAAGATGAAGCATTTAGATACGGATACAGCACCGGCAAGCAGTTCTCCACTTTCTTTCATGAGAGATACAGGTTTTATCGTATTTCCAATTTTGCTCCCATTTATCCTCGTGTATGCAAGTACAATTTTTGCGAATGAATATAGCTGGGGAACATATAAATTTTTAACAATCCGTCCGGCGAGTCGATTTAAAATTTTAACAGCAAAGTTTTTAGCAATCGTTATATTTGCAGCTTTATTGTTTATATTTAATATGATTTTCTCCGCTTTATGTGGACTTGTTATTTATAAATTCCAACAGCCCGCATGGAGTGAGTTTATTTTCCAAGATGGAAATATAATAAAACAAAATATTTTTGTGGAAGCAAGTAAATATTATGTTTTATCGTGGTTACCAACGGTTGTGTATGCATCGTTTGCATTTATGATTTCTGTGTTAACGAGATCTAGTGGAGGTGCAATTGGTATTTCACTATTCCTTGCTTTATCAGGCAATATTGCGTTATTAGCAGCCACTAGATATAACTGGGCGAAATATTTATTGCCAGCAAACACAGATTTATATAGTATTTCAAAGAATGGAAGTTTTATTGATGGAGTAACATTCCCGTTTGCATCATGTATGTTACTACTTTATTTGTTCGTATTTTTATGTATTTCATATACTGTGTTTTTAAAACGCGATTTAACTTAA
- a CDS encoding ATP-binding cassette domain-containing protein has protein sequence MTNEQSIVKVDRLTKRIGSKTLVQNISFEVKKGEVVGLLGPNGAGKTTLMRMMVGMIRMTEGEVWIDGQSVKQQFEKTAAKIGAVIETPEFYPFLSGYENLTYFGRMNGNVTEERIDEVVKLLGMGQVINRKVKAYSLGMRQRLGIAQALIHDPDVLVLDEPTNGLDPSGIHEMRMYIKKIAHEQGKAVLVSSHLLSEVELMCDRVIIIQHGEYVATQNIQHSQSEEMETIRIRVDDANKAAEMLGHDVLVKNNELIINVKDEEIPNVIRTLLEKNIQVYRVYEERKTLEEQFLELTGGKDIV, from the coding sequence ATGACAAATGAACAATCAATTGTAAAAGTCGATCGGTTAACGAAGCGAATCGGATCAAAGACACTTGTACAAAATATTAGTTTTGAAGTGAAAAAAGGCGAGGTTGTCGGTTTACTCGGACCAAACGGTGCTGGAAAAACGACTTTAATGAGAATGATGGTTGGTATGATCCGTATGACAGAAGGTGAAGTATGGATTGATGGTCAATCTGTGAAACAGCAATTTGAAAAAACCGCTGCGAAAATTGGGGCGGTAATTGAGACACCCGAATTTTATCCTTTTTTGAGCGGGTATGAAAATTTAACATATTTCGGACGAATGAATGGTAATGTGACCGAAGAACGTATCGATGAAGTAGTGAAATTGTTAGGAATGGGACAAGTAATTAATCGTAAAGTAAAAGCATATTCACTTGGCATGAGACAACGTTTAGGAATCGCTCAGGCGCTTATTCACGATCCGGATGTGTTGGTACTAGATGAACCGACGAATGGATTAGACCCTAGTGGAATACATGAAATGAGAATGTACATAAAAAAAATTGCACATGAACAAGGAAAAGCTGTACTTGTATCGAGTCACTTACTTTCAGAAGTTGAATTAATGTGTGACAGAGTTATCATTATTCAGCACGGGGAATATGTGGCTACGCAAAACATTCAGCATAGTCAAAGTGAAGAGATGGAGACGATCCGTATACGTGTAGATGATGCGAATAAAGCAGCGGAAATGTTAGGGCATGATGTTTTAGTAAAAAATAATGAATTAATTATTAACGTAAAAGATGAAGAAATCCCAAATGTTATTCGTACATTGCTTGAGAAAAACATTCAAGTGTATCGTGTATATGAAGAAAGAAAAACGTTAGAAGAGCAATTTTTAGAATTAACAGGGGGAAAAGATATTGTTTAA
- a CDS encoding FtsX-like permease family protein, with amino-acid sequence MSLCRLARKNIRTFATKRMKQFIWIAMSTMILFFMISLQFNEGAILKVGDTFVFQMYFYTLFIVLIFICIFTTYKMMYSLLLVRREEFTSYVAENMKRKEVLCLLCQEQLFIYGAAFVFGLINGMLFLKLFTVIFMKIAGIQGVNSAPITIYAVVIISVIMMTVVLISMMQCYRFVRSLKDENSLRFKERA; translated from the coding sequence ATGTCTTTATGTCGGTTAGCGAGAAAAAATATTAGAACATTTGCTACCAAAAGGATGAAGCAATTTATTTGGATTGCTATGAGTACTATGATTTTGTTTTTTATGATATCGTTACAATTTAATGAAGGAGCTATTTTGAAAGTAGGGGATACATTTGTATTTCAAATGTATTTTTACACACTGTTTATTGTACTAATTTTCATATGTATTTTTACTACATATAAAATGATGTACTCCCTTTTGCTAGTGAGGAGAGAGGAGTTTACATCTTATGTAGCAGAAAATATGAAAAGAAAAGAAGTACTATGTTTATTATGTCAGGAGCAATTATTCATTTATGGAGCAGCATTTGTTTTCGGATTAATTAATGGGATGCTATTTTTGAAATTATTCACGGTTATCTTTATGAAAATCGCAGGGATACAAGGAGTAAATAGTGCGCCAATTACAATATATGCAGTTGTAATTATTAGTGTAATTATGATGACTGTCGTTTTAATATCGATGATGCAATGTTATCGATTTGTTCGAAGTTTAAAAGATGAAAATTCGTTGCGGTTTAAAGAAAGGGCATGA
- the alsR gene encoding acetoin biosynthesis transcriptional regulator AlsR has translation MELRHLQYFVVVAEELHFGRAAARLQMTQPPLSQQIQQLEKEMGVTLFSRTKRKVELTEAGEMFLKEVKKAFEQIEKAVEVAQSAQRGEVGSLSIGFVGAAIYDILPSIVREYRKKFPRVSVALHELSTPDQVHALHDNRIDIGFLRPPIPTQLLELEPIQRLSCTLCLPKAHPLAEKSEIHIEDLRDEPFVFITRPVWPALYDTILSLCREVGFSPRIVQEATEYQTVMGLVAAGIGITVIPVSANKLYKTEVVYKELYDSNFVAEMSVAYKKMNSNPELLEFLKIAREKKRIEVEDE, from the coding sequence ATGGAATTACGGCATTTGCAATATTTTGTTGTTGTGGCAGAAGAGTTACACTTTGGACGGGCGGCTGCTCGTTTACAAATGACACAACCACCACTTAGTCAACAAATACAGCAATTAGAAAAAGAAATGGGAGTTACATTATTTTCAAGAACGAAAAGAAAGGTTGAACTAACAGAAGCAGGAGAAATGTTTTTGAAAGAAGTAAAAAAAGCGTTTGAACAAATTGAAAAAGCAGTAGAAGTTGCACAAAGTGCGCAAAGGGGAGAAGTAGGATCACTTTCAATTGGTTTTGTAGGTGCGGCGATATATGATATTTTACCATCAATTGTTAGGGAATATAGAAAGAAATTTCCGAGAGTGTCTGTTGCATTACATGAATTGTCAACACCAGATCAAGTTCATGCACTTCATGATAACCGTATTGATATTGGCTTTTTACGTCCACCAATTCCAACGCAATTATTAGAATTAGAGCCAATTCAAAGGTTATCTTGCACCTTATGTTTACCAAAGGCACATCCGCTTGCAGAGAAAAGTGAAATACATATAGAAGATTTACGAGATGAGCCGTTTGTATTTATTACGAGACCAGTATGGCCAGCTTTGTATGATACAATTTTATCTCTTTGCAGAGAAGTTGGATTTAGTCCGCGTATTGTACAAGAAGCAACAGAGTATCAAACAGTTATGGGGCTTGTAGCAGCAGGGATTGGAATTACAGTAATACCCGTGTCGGCAAATAAGTTATATAAAACAGAAGTTGTATATAAAGAGTTATATGATTCTAATTTTGTTGCAGAAATGTCAGTGGCTTACAAAAAAATGAATAGTAATCCAGAGCTGCTAGAGTTTTTAAAAATTGCAAGAGAGAAGAAAAGAATAGAAGTAGAAGACGAGTAA
- a CDS encoding CidA/LrgA family holin-like protein yields MKWWKLSGQILLLFCFAWTGEWIAKQAHLPVPGSIIGIFLLLISLKFNLVKKEWIQDGADFLLKELILFFIPSAVAVIRYRDTLTQYGIDLILIIMISTLCVTLVTGLLTELLLKRKGSTQ; encoded by the coding sequence ATGAAATGGTGGAAGTTAAGCGGACAAATTTTATTACTATTTTGTTTCGCTTGGACAGGTGAATGGATTGCAAAACAGGCACACCTCCCAGTTCCAGGAAGTATAATCGGTATTTTTTTATTATTAATTTCATTAAAATTTAACCTAGTTAAAAAAGAATGGATACAGGACGGAGCAGATTTTTTATTAAAAGAACTTATTTTATTTTTCATCCCTTCTGCAGTCGCTGTCATACGTTACAGAGATACACTAACACAATATGGAATCGATCTCATTTTAATTATTATGATTAGCACTCTTTGCGTTACCTTAGTTACAGGACTTTTAACAGAATTGCTACTAAAGCGGAAAGGATCAACGCAATGA
- a CDS encoding LrgB family protein: MIGFLCLLLTLFTYWLSKKMYQRWNWSLLSPLLVCPIILIALLLGLDTPYETYETGGHWLTELLKPATVAFAWPIYKYFDLLKKHGMAILLNVIVGSFLSVITSALLANYFQIDSSLEHSLAPHIVTTPIAMAISEMIGGMSQLTAVFVVLTALTGALLGPSLIRICRIKTAIAKGIMLGTSANGTGTSKAFEIGPVEGTIASLSMLLTAGASLVIVPLFLSWIH, translated from the coding sequence ATGATCGGATTTCTTTGTTTACTATTAACACTATTCACATATTGGCTATCAAAAAAAATGTATCAACGCTGGAATTGGAGTCTACTTTCTCCTCTTCTCGTCTGTCCCATTATTTTAATTGCTTTATTGCTCGGATTAGATACACCTTATGAAACATACGAAACTGGTGGTCACTGGTTAACTGAATTATTAAAACCCGCAACAGTTGCTTTTGCATGGCCAATCTATAAATACTTTGATTTATTAAAGAAACATGGAATGGCTATCTTACTTAATGTCATTGTCGGTTCGTTTTTATCAGTCATTACTTCAGCACTACTAGCAAATTATTTTCAAATTGATTCATCACTAGAACATAGTTTAGCGCCACATATCGTAACAACACCAATCGCAATGGCTATTTCAGAAATGATTGGTGGTATGTCACAATTAACTGCTGTCTTTGTCGTTTTAACTGCCTTAACAGGAGCATTGCTCGGTCCTTCTCTCATACGTATTTGCCGTATTAAAACAGCAATTGCAAAAGGTATTATGTTAGGAACGAGCGCAAACGGAACCGGTACATCAAAAGCATTCGAAATCGGTCCTGTGGAAGGAACAATTGCAAGTTTATCCATGCTTTTAACAGCAGGCGCTAGTTTAGTTATCGTTCCGCTTTTCTTGTCTTGGATACATTAA
- a CDS encoding NUDIX hydrolase: MERWIGSAAVCVNEKNEVLMVLQGKEGEEKRWSVPSGGLEKGETLEECCIREVWEETGYNVEVVNKIYEKEGITYGIPVYVHYYFVKQIGGNMKIQDPDELIHEIAWKGIYEVEQLCLAFPEDYELLCQYINKEASM, encoded by the coding sequence ATGGAGAGATGGATAGGTAGTGCAGCGGTATGTGTAAATGAAAAAAATGAAGTTTTAATGGTATTGCAGGGCAAAGAGGGAGAAGAAAAAAGGTGGTCTGTCCCAAGTGGAGGACTTGAAAAGGGAGAGACACTAGAAGAATGTTGTATCAGGGAAGTTTGGGAAGAAACAGGTTACAATGTGGAAGTTGTAAATAAAATATATGAAAAAGAGGGTATTACATACGGAATTCCAGTGTATGTCCATTATTATTTTGTTAAACAAATAGGCGGTAATATGAAAATCCAAGATCCTGATGAGTTAATACATGAAATTGCTTGGAAAGGGATATATGAAGTTGAACAATTGTGTTTAGCTTTTCCAGAGGATTATGAATTGCTGTGCCAATATATAAATAAAGAAGCAAGTATGTAA
- a CDS encoding DUF3903 domain-containing protein, with translation MISNYVVECVFCEENRKPRQAIVTVPATTQLLALEKVRAECKRRFGKTVLLQTEVKEEIIFKQKES, from the coding sequence ATGATTTCTAATTATGTTGTGGAATGTGTCTTTTGTGAAGAAAATCGAAAACCTCGCCAAGCTATTGTCACAGTTCCCGCCACTACTCAGCTACTAGCCCTTGAAAAAGTGCGCGCGGAATGCAAACGTCGCTTCGGAAAAACTGTATTATTGCAAACAGAAGTTAAAGAAGAAATAATTTTCAAACAAAAAGAAAGCTGA